A segment of the Kazachstania africana CBS 2517 chromosome 2, complete genome genome:
TTTGGGGATCGATCTCAACAGAAATACATATTCTACCAAGACTAGAAGCATAgaataattcaaagatGTAAGCGAATTTTTCTGTATTTACCTGTGTAGTACTCTATTTATAATGACTATTAAATGACTTTGTATGATATTCAAATCCATAAGcttaaaaaaaaaaaggtttAATCAAAACTATCGATCGAGCAAGAGACAAAGCGTATAACAGGAAAATGAGTAATATTAACTATCAAGAACTCTTGAGGAAGATTCCTttgtataataaatatggCGACGACTATCCAGATAAGATGCTTCCCAAATTGGACGTTCCTGAAATAAAGATCCAGCCACTACCACCAATAAACAAAACGATAGAGGCATGGATAACAGAACTCGATAAAGCTGTTGACTATTGGTCAAAATATAGTGATAATAacattaaagaatttaatgattGGTATAATAAAAAGTATCTAAGTAATAAACCACCTGGTTTGGTAAATAGCAGTGTATTATCACCGGTACATaagtaaaaaaaagtcATATGATAACGTAcataatattcatttttaaagaattttttctcttttcaagtTTTCAAGTAAGGCGTCGACATTAGGTACTTTAATAcccttcttctttggctTTGGTTCATTAAGTTCTAGTAGCTCAATGGTGGGATTCAAATCgatgtcattgaaattttctgttAGGGTCAACTTTGGAATCTTTTGTCTTTTTACCTTCATTAGTTTAGAGAGCCCTACATATCTAGGAGTGTTTAGTCTGAGATCACAAGTAATGACTAGTGGGAATCTTGATATCAACGTCTGTGTTCCGCCGTCAATTTCTCTACTGACTTTAACTTCATCACTTAAAAATTCTACTTTTGAAGCGTTTGTTACTTGTGGCCAATCCAAGAGGCCAGCCAACATTTGTCCCGTATTATTATaatcattatcaattgaTTGCTTGCCCAGTAGAATCAGATCgaattcatttttaagaACGAACTTCTTCAAGATTTTAGCAATGGTTAATGGATCCAATAGATTagtttcaatatttgaattattttcgATCAACGTGACGTTATTAATACCTTTTGCTAAACAATTCTTTAGTATATCTTCATTCTTAGTAGATCCTATTGATACGGCATGAGTGACAGCATTTGGGATATTCAATGCTTGTTCGATTGCAATGTCATCGAAAGGGTTAATACTAAATTTATAGCCAGTCGCTTCGATTCCTTTCCTTGTTGCATTTATCTTAGGTTTAAGCTGGTAGTCTAATACCCTCTTAACGGGCACCAAAACTCTCAAATTCTGCTTTGAAGCCATCTTGTCGTCATATATGTAGATGTGTCGTCCAATATACTGATAGAATcacttcttttttttccctcTAACTACAGGGGGTAAAGATGACAGAGATCGATCTTATTTGTTAGCGAAGATAAGCATATATAAGAAGCCATGGTTATTGTCAAAGTGAATTGCAAGTAAGAATGTGATACCGTTGCGGATACCTTGTAAGTTAGAATACATGATAGAGATAGGGTCACCGCCGTGtcaaatcaagaaatttctgaGTAGATCATTACCACGACAGCATATATGAATGTCTAAATATTGTACGATGCAACGCATACATTTTTTTGACTCTTGCTGTTTACAACCATCAAAGTTAGAGTCATGTTATACTTttgtttttccttttttttgccaatCTCGAGTAAATTAGATGTTATATATCAAGAGatcgaagaaaaaaaattaaaagtgaGATAATCAAGATATTGCAGTAAGAGATATTGGCATTGAAGATGACATCTGATTGTATGCAAAAGTTTGTTATTACAGTGATTTCGCATGGAGACATACTTGATATTGTTCCATTTGAAAAGactatttcaaaagaatgtAACATAGTTAAAACGATAAAGTTGTCATCCAGAAGCTCAGATATTCACGTTGAAAGTGTAGAGAGGCCTCAAGACATAGATACCGCTGCTCATGACGTGATTATTCAGAAAGACGATGAGTACCGTCGTAATAAGAAATTAGTGGTGTTTGATATGGATTCTACACTGATTTACCAAGAAGTGATTGAATTAATAGCTGCGTATGCTAATGTTGAAGACAAAGTGCGTTCTATTACGAACCGTGCTATGAATAAcgaaattgattttaaagAGTCTTTAAAGGAAAGAGTTGCGTTACTGAAAGGGATACGGTTTGAagatatattgaatgaaataaagGATAAATTGGTGATAACTGAAGGTGTTACAGATCTTTGTCAcgttttgaaagaagatgGCGTCCATTTAGCTGTATTAAGTGGtggatttattgaatttgcaGAAGTGATtaagaagaagttgaatttAGATGTTGCATGTGCAAACGTTTTGGAGAGAGATTCTAATGGTATATTGACTGGGAAATTAGTCAATCTTGACGAAATTGTAGATGGTGAATTCAAAGCTAATAAATTACTTTCCATGTGCAAAGAACTAAACGTGCCAGTGAAATCAAGTGTAATGATTGGAGATGGTGGTAATGATTTACCGGCGATGTCAGTCGCAGGATTCGGTGTTGCATGGAATGCTAAACCAATAGTTCAAATGAAAGCGCCAAGTAAATTAAACACCAAGTCTTTAAGTGATGTCTTGTACATATTTGGATACACACAAGAggaaattaatgaaaaaagacGTCATTAATATGAATTAATATTTatacttgaaaaattattatcctttatataaaattatgaTAGAAACTAATTGGAAGAGGAAATATAACCTCTTATATGTTAGAAACAATGTTTTGCTTGATGGCAGCCATGTTAGCACCGACGACCTTGGCGATTTCCTTACCGTTCTTGAAGAAGACTAAAGTTGGCATAGCAgaaatttctaatttttggGCTAAATCTGGGACAGCATCGACATCAACCTTGTAGAAACCAGCTTGAGAGTATTGTTCACTGAATTTTTCGATCATTGGAGAGATCATCTTACAAGGGCCACACCATGTAGCGAAAAAATCGACAACGATTAATTTATCTTGAGCTTGTAAAGCAGAATCGAATTCGGCAACAGAGTTAATTTCTTGGACCATTGTGTAGTATATTTGAGTGCTATTATATGTGAGTATACGTTTGTATAAAATCCTGATGGTAACAACAGCTTTAAAAACTTGCACTCGTGGGCTCTTTATATATGGAAAAACCAAATCCAGCAATGCTGTCTTTCTCTGTCTCTgtctctctctctctctctcgTCTTACTAAGAATCCTTTCCCCGTCATAAGTCGCGGCAAAGCAGAATGCGATTCTCCCGTTCGCAGGGGAGCCCTGCAATTTCTTTCCGTCGCTTTCCCTGCCGAATTTTTCTCTCGCGGCTCTCCAACGCTGCCAGCTGTTGTTCCCGTCGTTGGAAATGACTGTTCTGGCGGGCGGAAATTTTGGCTAacgaattttttttgggtCTGTCTGGCTGGACTGGCTGGACTGGAAAGGACGCGACGTATGTCAGctgattattattattattattattattattattattattattatttatatcaCTGTTATTCTATAATGGGTTGGTCTATATACTTGATCTTTAAAGAGTTGATTTTGGAGCCAGTTTGAAAGACAGGATATCGTTTTTACCTTCCTCAACCGTGCTTTCTTCGCTGACTCTCACACCGCCGACGGTCTCAATGGCCGCGATGGTCACTTCACCTCCCATGATGTATCTTGCTACTTTTCCGACATGTGTGCCCCGTTTCACTAGAAAACAGTCCCTGAACACATTGGTACCGTTCCCACCGGCAAATGTCTGTATGTTTCTTACCGTGTACACGGGTATCAAGTCTAATTGCCCCGCGGCAGCTTGTAACACTTGCATGACGCCCGTGGAGCCAAACCTGTACAACACTAAATCTCTTATATTCTCAATTCTGTTCAGTACTTTTTCATCTAATGGCTTTAGGTTCTCGGGATCATCTTCACATGTATCTACAAATTCTGTACCTTCTTCATAACGAACAAATCCTTGTTTCGTCAATTTTCTAAGGAAAACTTCTGTGATAGCACTTGTTAAGACTGATTTCGTATCAGGATATTTTAACATGATCTTAGAAACATTCTTATCCGCATCAGGATGATccattttatttaatgcaAGTACCGTTGGAAATTTCTCCAACATAAAGGATTTAACTACTTTTGTTATCCATTCATCTGTCCATTCTTCTAATGGTGGCAATGAATCAATCCGATCCAACGCCCTCTGTACCATGGGGATTTGTGATCCATACCCACCAAATTGTGCTTGTAACGTATCCACAATACTTGATTTTGTAGCGGTATGCTTTCTTACAATAGACCCCCATCTTCTCTTTAAATTTCCTTCAATCCATAATCTAATCTCGTCTTGTAACCATTCAATATCATATAATGGATCGTATCCCCTCGTATTCTTACCTTCAGAATCGGTAGTACCACTTACATCTACAACATGAATTAATGCATCAGCATGTCTAAGATCATCCAGAAATTTATTACCCAAACCTCTTCCGGAGTGAGCTCCAGGAACTAACCCAGCAACATCAAGCAACATAATCGGAATATGTCTCTTACCTTGTAGACACCATCCATAATTAGGCTTACATAACTCCTGCTTACCAAACCTCGAACAAGCACAATCTACTTGTAAATAACCAGTAGCTTGATTTGGTTCAATCGTAC
Coding sequences within it:
- the MVB12 gene encoding ubiquitin-binding ESCRT-I subunit protein MVB12 (similar to Saccharomyces cerevisiae MVB12 (YGR206W); ancestral locus Anc_5.127) translates to MSNINYQELLRKIPLYNKYGDDYPDKMLPKLDVPEIKIQPLPPINKTIEAWITELDKAVDYWSKYSDNNIKEFNDWYNKKYLSNKPPGLVNSSVLSPVHK
- the CIR1 gene encoding Cir1p (similar to Saccharomyces cerevisiae YGR207C; ancestral locus Anc_5.126), whose protein sequence is MASKQNLRVLVPVKRVLDYQLKPKINATRKGIEATGYKFSINPFDDIAIEQALNIPNAVTHAVSIGSTKNEDILKNCLAKGINNVTLIENNSNIETNLLDPLTIAKILKKFVLKNEFDLILLGKQSIDNDYNNTGQMLAGLLDWPQVTNASKVEFLSDEVKVSREIDGGTQTLISRFPLVITCDLRLNTPRYVGLSKLMKVKRQKIPKLTLTENFNDIDLNPTIELLELNEPKPKKKGIKVPNVDALLENLKREKIL
- the SER2 gene encoding phosphoserine phosphatase (similar to Saccharomyces cerevisiae SER2 (YGR208W); ancestral locus Anc_5.125), with product MQKFVITVISHGDILDIVPFEKTISKECNIVKTIKLSSRSSDIHVESVERPQDIDTAAHDVIIQKDDEYRRNKKLVVFDMDSTLIYQEVIELIAAYANVEDKVRSITNRAMNNEIDFKESLKERVALLKGIRFEDILNEIKDKLVITEGVTDLCHVLKEDGVHLAVLSGGFIEFAEVIKKKLNLDVACANVLERDSNGILTGKLVNLDEIVDGEFKANKLLSMCKELNVPVKSSVMIGDGGNDLPAMSVAGFGVAWNAKPIVQMKAPSKLNTKSLSDVLYIFGYTQEEINEKRRH
- the TRX2 gene encoding thioredoxin TRX2 (similar to Saccharomyces cerevisiae TRX2 (YGR209C) and TRX1 (YLR043C); ancestral locus Anc_5.124); its protein translation is MVQEINSVAEFDSALQAQDKLIVVDFFATWCGPCKMISPMIEKFSEQYSQAGFYKVDVDAVPDLAQKLEISAMPTLVFFKNGKEIAKVVGANMAAIKQNIVSNI
- the KAFR0B04080 gene encoding uncharacterized protein (similar to Saccharomyces cerevisiae YGR210C; ancestral locus Anc_5.121); this translates as MPRDPLIGIVGKPSSGKSTMLNSLTDANAAVGAFPFCTIEPNQATGYLQVDCACSRFGKQELCKPNYGWCLQGKRHIPIMLLDVAGLVPGAHSGRGLGNKFLDDLRHADALIHVVDVSGTTDSEGKNTRGYDPLYDIEWLQDEIRLWIEGNLKRRWGSIVRKHTATKSSIVDTLQAQFGGYGSQIPMVQRALDRIDSLPPLEEWTDEWITKVVKSFMLEKFPTVLALNKMDHPDADKNVSKIMLKYPDTKSVLTSAITEVFLRKLTKQGFVRYEEGTEFVDTCEDDPENLKPLDEKVLNRIENIRDLVLYRFGSTGVMQVLQAAAGQLDLIPVYTVRNIQTFAGGNGTNVFRDCFLVKRGTHVGKVARYIMGGEVTIAAIETVGGVRVSEESTVEEGKNDILSFKLAPKSTL